Part of the Antechinus flavipes isolate AdamAnt ecotype Samford, QLD, Australia chromosome 2, AdamAnt_v2, whole genome shotgun sequence genome is shown below.
gatatgtaattatatatttaaaatattaacaatattttattcattgaatgaatattcatatttaaatattagtgtcataaaattaacataaaaaagaggaaaaattacaattttttgcAAAAATAGCCAACACATCAATCAAGTTTaagattatatatgtaatgtttccTAGTATTGGATTGGTCCAAGGCATCTTCCAGATTTACTTCTATCATACTATTATTTTCTAAGGAGTTTGGGAAAGGAATCTTATGTTGCTGGAGGTCATGCTTACTTTGAAGTATTCACaggtcatttgaaaaaatgtttatgtgGATGttgcaaagaaaaactaaaatgctaCTCTGGggtaaattacaaaaataataccAAGATATATTTGTACATACCATGGCCAGGTTAATAATTTGACAGATTGAACACCTGTTACATTTGAGTCAACAGTGTTCCAcatctattttaaaatgtgttgttGCATCAATTAAATATTGATTgcctaaataaatattattatttgaagGCAATAAATTAGTATTTAATTGTAAATAATgtaaggaattcagagaagcttAGAGAGTCTTAAGTGGTACAGAACAAAGAAGGCAGAaccaaaataaagatttttacacccattttttaaaacttgagaGCACTGTATTGCTCCTCTCAGAAGAGGTAAACTTGAGATACAGAATGAAACACATGTTGTCACACAGGTATATTATCTTGGCTTTTCTTTTCTGAGctgagttgtgtgtgtgtgtgtgtgtgtgtgagagagagagagagagacaaaggagatTTCTATGGTataacagtaacagcaatatttcttttaaaaagataggaaaaagtcctatttttaaaaataaaaatatggaaataactaAGACTGGATTTcgtagaaagacaaaataaaagattgTGAAAATAATCGACCagtgggaaatgaaaaaaattaagtatgtgGAACATATCAGTGAACTAATTGAATCAAATGGTCAAGCCAGTAGCTCATGGAGAAATGAACTTATAGATTTTTaacatttcattaatttatttgagTGTAGacaatgaaaagtttttttttttcctatctcattcTATCCTTGGTCAAAGAACTACAGAATGAAAACAAGATTTCCAATTATTCATTTGATTACCTTTACTTGTTTCACCCAATGGACTGAAGTAGTTTTGCACTATAGCTAGTGAGTGAACAGAACTcattcttttattaaataaaaagaatgtcaGCTTAATCAGCTATATCCAATTCAGTTCAGTTAATCAAGTTTTAAGTGAATGTTTTAAATGTGCCAGAATTTTACTAAGTCTATAGAGGGAGAGATAAGGTATATGTGGGAATATAATATAGTAGAAAGCACAAAAGACTTAAAATCTAAgagctgatttcaaatcctaggaatatagttatttattttaaaatttttattaatatattttgcttgaAAGTTACCTTTACTTTTTTAAAGCAGGGGATATTCTATTTTTACctgattttaaagaataaaaagaaaaaggaaaattagctTTACAAAAATAAGTCACCAAGTAAATCCAAAAAGCATGCACTATTCCACACCATACTCTTCCACGTTGCATGAAGTTTAGagatttctcttcttccatttcagtcagttaataaacgtTTAATAAgcatgttttgttgttgttgttctagacactgtactaaacacggttatacaaaaagagacaagagacaattcctaccctcaaagaactcacaatgtaaatggggaaaaaacaagcaaaaacatgTACAAAGAAGCTATACACTAGAAATGTAGGAAGGGTCCTACAAACAGAAGTTTCTGTATTTGATTTCTGTGGCCAAATATAATTGCACAGAGTTCATTCTTTATTTATTGTTGTAATAGTCACCATTTTTATCATACAATTTTGCTTTCTAAACTTTGCAGCATTATGTCATGATATGTGTgcctatattcttttttaatatttttctttttttataaaaatagctttttatttttcaaaatacatataaaaatacttttcaacatttaccttcccaaaccttgtgttccaaatttttctcccttcttccccatctatcccatcccctagatgatgagtaattcaatataagttgaacatgtacaattcttttaaacatatttccacatttatcatattgcacaaggaaaatcatcaaaaatgaaaaaaatgagaaaaaaagagcaagaaaacaaCAGTTAACAACAAAaacggtgaaaatactatattatgatccacattcagtctccatagtcctttctctggatgcaaatggctctctccatcacaagtctattttaATTGGCCTgaaccacctcattgttgaaaagagccaagtttatgATAGATGATCTtcacatagtcttcttgttgctgtatacaatgctttcttggttttactcattttacttagcatcagttatgcaagtctctccaagttttactgaaatcttcctgctgacagtttcttatagaacaatagtattccattgtagccattgtccaactgatgggcatccgctcaatttccagttccttgcattACAAAACTGGCCCTATATGCTTCATAATGATCCTAGACATAGTGATATCCCATTACTTCCATATACTCCAATTTGTTTTGTGAGTGAGAGgcatctcctttgtttccagttcttggtTGCTCTAGAAAGCTCTGATTATGACTCTTTGGTGAATataatacttttctttctatcttacatttccttgggatataagcatACTAGTGGCATCCCTGGGTCAAAGATTATATACATTTTAGTCATATGCTTTTTACTGGCAcaatttctaatttcatttcttttatttagtgACAGTATGGTCCTTGGCATATAAGTTAATGTCTGTGTACCTccttttcttcatatgtaaaatcaaGGATTCCTCCTTATTACAGTCCATAGTATCAAGTAGGTTATAATCTCACTGAAGAGGTAAAATTCCTACATATgagtcaattaaaaaacaaaacctattcaTAGAGAATGGCCCCaatgaaaaattgaatttagtAGACCATGATTGCTATAAGAATTACAGGAAAGATGAGGACTTCATGGAGGAAGTGGAATTTCAGTCAGGCTCTTAATGATAGTAACAATTTGGAACAGTGGTTTATTGAGATGCAGACTCAAGGCTAGGTTATAGTCCTTGAACCCAGAGGCTCCCCTACCTTTGTCACCTCATGTCCCATGATTCTTTTGTCCCAAATCACAAGATGATTTTATACTTTGATTGGCCATTACTGAGGGTTTGATATGACAGGTCCTCAAGTGACAAGACTCTTTGTACATATAATAGCTGACCCATAATAGTTATCTGTGATTCTTATAGCCTGACTGCAAGCAGTTTGAAAAACTACCACCACACATATGTGACAAAAATTATGATCCTATCTGTTCTACAAATGGCAAAACACATCGCAATGAATGTGAATTTTGCAATGTTGTTAggtaagtatttaaaaataataatcctggGGACTTAACCCCATTCTATTGGACAATGATATCTTGTATACAGcaataatttctaatttctatatttatagaatGCATAATCCCATACTTTTAATGGGAGGAGAATTTCTTTCTCACCTCACTCTGTTAAGAGCTCTCTTTTCTTTAACAATTATCTTACTAATAAGGAATATTAATACTATCTGGAATATTAATACTATCTGCTTCCCAAAAgtattgtgagaatgaaatgagacaccctatttaagatattttataaactttaaaatgatatataaatgctaaatattacTGATATGGAACCTGAACTTTAAACAGTAACTTTAATCCACTCATTCTGTTTCCACTGCTATATAGAAATAGATCAAATCAGACTTTCTTCATTAGCATATCTTAAGACAAATTTGGTTCCTGTCAAACAGTATATACTCCACCTAGTTCCTTCCCATCCCCTCTCTGGCCCCTCTTCCCTAATTCAACCCATTATGCTTTAGTTCTTGCCTTGATCCTGCTCTCCCCTGAGACTTTTGGGTTCAGGAACCCAAAAGCACATTGCTTAATCTTATACGATTCTACTTTGTTTAGTCATGTTTGGTTGAGCCCaagatttatttcatataataaatgGCAAATCTTTGTCTTGTGATAAATTTCTCTCACATGAATGTTTTGTGTCTCTCAAACCATTATTCTAAATATACGCTTTCTTATTCTACATCatcatttttaattgttaatttgtatttatacTGCAAGTATAATTAGCTATcatgaaaatgtttaaataagTGTTTGTGATTGCATTGTCTTAAGAATATCTTTGATATCAAAAATTGATGTTCAATCTCTATGTTTGGCTGAGGTTGTCACAAAGATTTGTTCTGTAGAATTGTAGAAATTGATGTTGTTTTCATGTGAATAATGATTTCTTTTACTCCTTTAGAGACACTCTTGACACAGTTAAATTTAAGCATTATGGTCACTGCTATCATGTTCTCTGATTATATGGACCTGGAACCCACTGCACAACTATTGTTCTTCTCATCTAGTGCCAGGAAGTGTATAATCACTGTTTCTGTGGCTTTTTACTTGAATGTTGCAAGaaatattgtttgttttatttgtatttgttaaaattaaatgattttaaaccATGCACTTTATGAGCCTCTCTGGAATGTCTTTGAGTTGAGTATGGTGAGTTTCTTTCCCAAATTTCAGATGAATG
Proteins encoded:
- the LOC127546891 gene encoding ovomucoid-like — translated: MAFSFLINKVFLGLFILAVTGYTDIFIHAFSNGRIQPDCKQFEKLPPHICDKNYDPICSTNGKTHRNECEFCNVVRDTLDTVKFKHYGHCYHVL